Proteins found in one Fulvitalea axinellae genomic segment:
- a CDS encoding DoxX family protein, protein MKKLLKLNETLPVGLDVVRIISGGIIFSFGLEVFDEGKISDYTLWLTDVGVPFPVVMVYVGKFSELIFGLFLTVGLFTRLSTIPLMITMCVINFIMLDGSIRTETFYLLMIFSCFFFMGAGKLSLDFLIAKKEKENTSASLNKLPL, encoded by the coding sequence ATGAAAAAATTGCTAAAATTAAATGAAACGCTTCCGGTGGGTTTGGACGTTGTCAGAATCATTAGCGGAGGAATCATTTTCTCGTTTGGTCTTGAGGTTTTCGATGAGGGTAAAATATCAGATTATACTTTATGGTTAACGGATGTGGGAGTGCCATTTCCCGTGGTTATGGTATACGTTGGCAAGTTTTCGGAGCTTATTTTCGGATTGTTTCTTACCGTTGGACTTTTTACAAGGCTAAGTACTATACCCCTGATGATAACAATGTGTGTAATCAATTTTATAATGCTGGACGGGAGTATTAGAACCGAAACATTTTATTTGCTAATGATCTTTTCCTGTTTCTTTTTCATGGGAGCGGGTAAGCTTAGCCTTGATTTCCTAATCGCAAAAAAAGAGAAAGAGAACACTTCAGCATCTCTGAATAAACTTCCATTGTGA
- a CDS encoding alkylmercury lyase family protein produces MVTNSNLHYTIIKYIIDNGFAPDNETLSELLNSDKASIEKGLYNLQEYHGVVLHPNEPKVWVIHPFSLAPTNFWIKSEKGEWWGNCAWCSLGVAALLNQDLTIMTSYGAHGEKVEIQIKDGKIVEQDLYIHFPIPMKNAWDNVIYTCSTMLVFRNEKQIDDWVKQHNIPKGDIQPISKIWEFSKEWYGKHLDENWQKWTMREAKEMFAKYRLEHKIWNLEDEKGRF; encoded by the coding sequence ATGGTAACCAACTCAAATTTACATTATACAATAATCAAATATATTATTGACAATGGCTTTGCTCCTGATAATGAAACACTGTCAGAACTTTTAAATAGCGACAAAGCAAGTATTGAGAAGGGCTTATATAATTTACAAGAATATCATGGCGTTGTTCTTCACCCCAATGAGCCGAAAGTTTGGGTAATACACCCTTTCTCTCTAGCGCCGACAAACTTTTGGATCAAGTCGGAAAAAGGTGAGTGGTGGGGGAATTGTGCATGGTGCTCCTTAGGTGTAGCCGCACTTTTAAATCAGGATTTGACCATTATGACAAGCTATGGAGCACATGGGGAAAAAGTTGAGATACAGATTAAGGATGGAAAAATTGTAGAACAAGACTTATATATACATTTCCCTATTCCAATGAAAAACGCCTGGGATAATGTTATTTACACGTGTAGTACCATGCTTGTATTCAGAAATGAAAAACAAATAGACGATTGGGTGAAACAACATAATATCCCAAAAGGAGATATACAGCCTATCTCAAAAATTTGGGAATTTTCGAAAGAATGGTATGGCAAGCACCTAGATGAAAATTGGCAAAAATGGACGATGAGAGAAGCAAAAGAAATGTTTGCAAAATACAGATTAGAGCATAAGATCTGGAATTTGGAAGATGAAAAAGGACGGTTTTAG
- a CDS encoding 4Fe-4S dicluster domain-containing protein yields the protein MSSDKKSWFSLGFGKKAAPEKEALSDAELEAKRKDTFDQVFNKKIDRRSSLKALTASLMAGAGAVNTSCNPVASDKAKEKAEIDWEEQFKGNYRLMTEEEKQATVDRLVRSYELRTGKTINMSSKGPEEDVLFGYAFNISKCQGYMDCVNACVEENNQDRNSQMQYIRIHEMKDGNGLNFGESDDNYYHEVPAKGHFYMGTQCFHCENAPCVEVCPTQATWQEKDGIVVVDYDWCVGCRYCMAACPYDGRRFNWSKPEVPEEEVNKNQHYLGNRMRKKGVMEKCTFCIQRSRDGKNPACVEACPTGARIFGNLLDPNSTIRWVLENKKVFRLKEDLGTEPKFWYFMD from the coding sequence ATGAGTAGCGATAAAAAAAGTTGGTTCTCTCTGGGATTTGGAAAGAAAGCCGCTCCTGAAAAGGAAGCCCTTTCCGACGCCGAGCTCGAGGCCAAGCGAAAAGATACATTCGACCAAGTATTCAACAAGAAGATAGACCGCAGGTCGTCGCTCAAGGCTTTGACCGCGAGCCTGATGGCCGGAGCGGGAGCCGTCAACACGAGTTGCAACCCCGTAGCCAGCGACAAGGCCAAGGAAAAGGCTGAGATCGATTGGGAAGAGCAGTTCAAAGGCAACTACCGCCTGATGACCGAGGAGGAAAAACAAGCCACCGTCGATCGTCTGGTGCGTTCTTATGAACTCCGTACGGGCAAGACCATCAACATGTCCAGCAAGGGCCCCGAGGAAGACGTGCTTTTCGGTTACGCCTTCAACATCTCGAAATGCCAAGGCTACATGGACTGCGTGAACGCCTGCGTGGAGGAGAACAACCAGGACAGGAACTCGCAGATGCAGTACATCCGGATCCACGAGATGAAGGACGGCAACGGCCTGAACTTCGGCGAGTCGGACGACAACTACTACCACGAGGTGCCGGCCAAAGGCCATTTCTACATGGGCACGCAGTGTTTCCATTGCGAAAACGCCCCATGCGTGGAGGTATGTCCTACTCAGGCCACTTGGCAGGAGAAAGACGGCATCGTGGTGGTCGATTATGACTGGTGCGTGGGCTGTCGTTACTGCATGGCCGCCTGCCCGTACGACGGACGCCGCTTCAACTGGAGCAAGCCCGAAGTACCAGAAGAGGAAGTCAACAAAAACCAGCATTACCTCGGTAACCGCATGCGCAAGAAAGGCGTGATGGAGAAGTGCACCTTCTGCATCCAGCGCTCGCGCGACGGCAAGAACCCCGCCTGCGTGGAGGCCTGCCCGACCGGCGCGCGTATCTTCGGAAACCTGCTCGACCCGAACAGCACCATCCGCTGGGTACTCGAAAACAAAAAGGTGTTCCGCCTTAAGGAAGACCTCGGCACCGAGCCAAAGTTCTGGTATTTTATGGACTGA
- a CDS encoding bifunctional helix-turn-helix transcriptional regulator/GNAT family N-acetyltransferase, whose product MDFDNIGEMALGSRLRALSNMVTEDAERIYELYDIELKPKWFPVFYFLSNQNEGKSITSIAKGIGQSHPSVIKLVREMAKAGLVREKKDKSDGRVTNIILSKKGTELSEKIKEQYTDVEKAIQDTLKQTRHNVWLAIQEFEYLLNEKTLFERVAEQKKDREAQKIEIVDYLPEHQSAFKSLNEEWIETYFKMEEADRIALDQPEEYILNKGGKILIAIHDNTVLGVCALIKRQDEKYDYELAKMAVSPKAQGKGVGYLLGRAIIDKANALGASHLYLESNTILKPAVSLYKKLGFEKIAGHHTPYERCNIQMGLKL is encoded by the coding sequence ATGGATTTTGATAACATCGGAGAAATGGCATTGGGCAGTAGATTAAGAGCCTTAAGCAATATGGTTACCGAAGATGCCGAACGAATTTATGAGCTTTATGATATAGAATTAAAACCCAAATGGTTTCCGGTTTTCTATTTTCTCTCGAATCAGAATGAAGGCAAATCCATCACTTCGATAGCCAAAGGAATTGGACAATCACACCCATCAGTAATAAAGCTTGTGCGTGAAATGGCCAAAGCCGGTTTGGTGAGAGAAAAAAAGGATAAATCGGACGGGCGTGTCACTAACATCATACTATCTAAGAAAGGGACAGAGTTATCCGAAAAGATAAAAGAACAATATACTGATGTAGAAAAGGCGATACAGGATACCTTAAAGCAAACGAGACATAATGTCTGGTTGGCAATTCAAGAGTTTGAATACCTATTAAATGAAAAAACCTTATTTGAAAGGGTGGCGGAACAAAAGAAGGACAGGGAGGCTCAAAAAATAGAAATAGTGGATTATTTGCCTGAGCATCAATCTGCGTTTAAAAGCCTTAACGAAGAATGGATAGAAACTTATTTTAAGATGGAAGAGGCTGATAGGATTGCGCTCGATCAACCCGAAGAATACATCCTAAACAAAGGCGGAAAAATTTTAATAGCTATTCATGACAATACGGTTTTAGGTGTTTGCGCCCTTATCAAAAGGCAAGACGAAAAGTACGATTATGAACTGGCGAAAATGGCTGTTTCTCCAAAAGCGCAAGGAAAAGGAGTGGGATATTTATTAGGTAGAGCGATTATAGATAAAGCTAACGCCTTAGGTGCCTCACACCTATATCTTGAAAGCAACACCATACTAAAACCGGCGGTATCACTTTACAAAAAGCTTGGATTTGAAAAAATAGCGGGACATCACACGCCTTATGAGCGCTGTAATATTCAAATGGGACTTAAATTATAA
- the dsrP gene encoding sulfate reduction electron transfer complex DsrMKJOP subunit DsrP, with protein sequence MKTLTVFWSMVKDGLDTVTHGSRKYHIWMAFLTMVMLIGMYCYSFQIEHGLSVTGMTDRVSWGLYISNFTFLVGVAAAAVMLVMPTYVLKDIDFKRAVLIGEGLAVAALIMCLAFVVADMGGPAVLWHMMPVVGVFNFPNSMLTWDVIVLNGYLFLNITIPMYILYRHYQGKEAKKNVYVPGAILSVFWAVGIHLVTAFLYQGLQARPFWNNALLGPRFLASAFAAGPALIILVLAVIRNNTIFNIEDKTIKKISMVVTVAAQVNLIMLVSELFKEFYAPTHHSESAYYLFFGLDGKEALLPWIRTSITMNVIATVLLTFNKLRNNFKVLYIACGLLFVAIWIEKGFGLIIPGFIPGPYGKIAEYTPTLIEIGVTLGIWALGAFVFTVLAKTAIQIESGQLRYKKEKQAKKPEIQEA encoded by the coding sequence ATGAAAACTCTTACAGTTTTTTGGAGCATGGTTAAGGACGGCCTCGACACCGTGACGCACGGCTCCAGGAAGTACCATATTTGGATGGCCTTCCTGACCATGGTCATGCTCATCGGGATGTACTGCTATTCGTTCCAGATCGAACACGGCCTGAGCGTCACCGGCATGACCGACCGCGTCAGCTGGGGCCTATATATCTCCAACTTCACCTTCTTGGTAGGTGTGGCCGCCGCGGCCGTAATGCTCGTCATGCCCACCTACGTGCTTAAGGACATCGACTTCAAGCGCGCAGTGCTTATCGGCGAGGGCCTTGCCGTGGCCGCGCTGATCATGTGCCTGGCCTTTGTGGTAGCCGATATGGGCGGACCAGCCGTACTCTGGCACATGATGCCCGTAGTCGGGGTGTTTAACTTCCCGAACTCGATGCTCACCTGGGACGTGATCGTGCTGAACGGATACCTGTTCCTCAACATCACCATCCCGATGTACATCCTCTACAGGCACTATCAGGGCAAAGAAGCCAAAAAGAACGTCTACGTTCCCGGCGCCATCCTGTCCGTATTCTGGGCCGTGGGCATCCACTTGGTGACGGCCTTTCTATACCAAGGCCTGCAAGCGCGGCCGTTCTGGAACAACGCCCTGCTCGGACCGCGTTTCCTCGCCTCGGCATTCGCGGCGGGACCGGCCCTGATCATCCTTGTGCTGGCCGTGATACGCAACAACACCATCTTCAACATCGAAGACAAAACCATCAAAAAGATCTCGATGGTGGTGACCGTTGCCGCGCAGGTAAACCTGATCATGCTCGTATCCGAGCTCTTCAAAGAGTTCTACGCACCAACGCATCACAGCGAAAGCGCATATTACCTCTTCTTCGGCCTCGACGGCAAAGAAGCGCTACTGCCATGGATACGCACCTCGATCACCATGAACGTCATCGCCACCGTGCTCCTGACCTTCAACAAACTGCGCAACAACTTCAAGGTGCTTTACATCGCCTGCGGTTTGTTGTTCGTAGCTATCTGGATCGAGAAAGGTTTCGGTTTGATCATTCCCGGCTTTATCCCCGGACCTTACGGAAAAATTGCCGAGTACACCCCTACCCTCATCGAGATTGGCGTGACATTGGGCATCTGGGCTTTGGGCGCGTTCGTGTTCACGGTACTGGCCAAAACAGCGATCCAGATCGAGAGCGGACAATTGCGCTACAAAAAAGAGAAACAAGCTAAGAAACCGGAAATACAAGAAGCGTAA
- a CDS encoding DUF2000 domain-containing protein, which translates to MTYENKVAMVIKNDLMDWQKLNVASFLASSIAVKFPETHGKPFINASESEYLPFIKHPILVYKADDQAQIDRAFQRAKQRDLSIGIYIKPLFSTKNEDENHVEIGKCTDETQELVGIIVYGENKKVNKALNGLKFHD; encoded by the coding sequence ATGACATACGAGAATAAAGTGGCAATGGTCATCAAAAATGACCTTATGGATTGGCAAAAACTTAATGTAGCCTCATTTCTAGCTAGTTCAATAGCGGTAAAGTTTCCCGAAACGCATGGAAAACCATTTATTAACGCTTCTGAATCAGAATACCTTCCCTTTATAAAGCATCCCATTCTTGTTTATAAAGCTGACGACCAAGCTCAAATAGACCGAGCCTTTCAAAGAGCTAAACAAAGGGACTTAAGTATAGGGATATATATCAAACCACTCTTCTCAACCAAAAACGAAGATGAAAATCATGTTGAGATTGGCAAGTGCACGGATGAAACCCAAGAGCTGGTCGGGATAATTGTTTATGGCGAAAATAAAAAAGTAAATAAAGCCCTAAATGGTTTAAAGTTCCATGATTAA
- a CDS encoding IS256 family transposase has translation MRKEDVLSADFLKEFGNAEELGDFLKRLQKNAVEAMLEGELDAHLGNGKHGKSEDGNYRNGHGSKKIRTSFGESQIRVPRDREGTFSPMLVPKRKSMVDGLENVIVSLYSKGMSNSDIREQVSEAYGIEVSPATISRITDRVTEDIVAWQNRPLDPVYLVVWMDALVFKVRENSKVVNKAVYIAVGLRTDGKKEVLGFWLGKNESASFWMSVLTDMKARGVRDVLITATDNLAGFTEAIKSVFPQTATQICVVHQVRNSFKYVAHKERKEFAKDMKAIYDSANETQAKQALEYFAQKWEHKYSYAVKSWRDNWDELTVFLGFPLEIRKIVYTTNLIENLNGKIRKYTKNKLSFPTDEAVVKTVFLAIREATKKWTMPVRNWGMILNQFLVIFEDRIKI, from the coding sequence ATTCGCAAGGAAGACGTGTTGTCCGCAGACTTCCTCAAGGAGTTCGGCAACGCCGAGGAACTCGGCGATTTTTTGAAACGGCTCCAGAAAAACGCGGTCGAGGCGATGCTCGAAGGCGAGCTGGACGCCCATCTGGGCAACGGGAAACACGGCAAGAGCGAGGACGGGAACTACCGCAACGGCCACGGGTCGAAAAAAATCAGGACAAGCTTCGGCGAGAGCCAAATCCGTGTTCCCCGCGACCGCGAGGGGACCTTTTCCCCGATGCTGGTGCCCAAGCGCAAAAGCATGGTGGACGGTTTGGAAAACGTCATCGTCTCGCTTTACTCCAAAGGCATGTCGAACAGCGATATCCGGGAACAGGTCTCGGAGGCGTACGGGATCGAAGTGTCCCCCGCGACGATTTCCAGAATCACGGACAGGGTCACCGAAGACATCGTCGCTTGGCAGAACCGCCCGCTTGATCCCGTTTATTTGGTCGTGTGGATGGACGCGCTGGTGTTCAAGGTCAGGGAGAACTCGAAAGTCGTCAACAAGGCGGTGTATATCGCCGTGGGGCTCCGTACGGACGGAAAAAAGGAGGTGTTGGGATTCTGGCTGGGCAAGAACGAATCGGCCTCGTTCTGGATGTCGGTGCTCACGGACATGAAAGCCAGGGGCGTACGGGACGTCCTGATCACCGCCACCGACAACCTAGCCGGCTTCACGGAAGCGATAAAATCCGTATTTCCGCAGACCGCCACGCAGATATGCGTCGTGCACCAAGTGCGGAACTCCTTCAAATACGTTGCGCACAAAGAGAGAAAGGAATTCGCCAAAGACATGAAGGCCATTTATGACTCGGCAAACGAGACCCAGGCCAAACAGGCCCTGGAATATTTCGCCCAAAAGTGGGAACACAAATACTCCTACGCCGTCAAAAGCTGGCGGGACAACTGGGACGAGCTGACCGTCTTCCTGGGTTTCCCGCTGGAGATCAGGAAAATCGTCTACACCACCAACCTGATCGAGAACCTCAACGGGAAGATCAGGAAATACACCAAAAACAAACTCTCCTTCCCCACGGACGAGGCGGTGGTCAAAACGGTGTTTCTCGCGATCAGGGAAGCCACAAAAAAATGGACCATGCCCGTGAGGAACTGGGGCATGATCCTTAATCAGTTTTTGGTTATATTCGAGGACAGAATCAAAATCTAG
- a CDS encoding DUF2971 domain-containing protein, whose amino-acid sequence MQVFKYRGGDREIFERDLSAIEKNFFWGSNFKQLNDPCETLISSDRFKSETKTFFNLTNKNSEKVLEKVHDALDTFINRGKEIGIYSLSATYNDELLWAHYANSHQGFCIEYDLDLLLESYPSDKIYSFPIKYSKNPPEIDISDISGKDGISLVRKLAGNKSKKWDYENEYRIITDKSGEHTYNFKAIQAIYFGLRMPEPWKKEMMTILHGRGIKYYQIFQVEGKYEFDRQEVPDISGSEVTYLRQIPSLNGKKSSINFEIIEKDFNKFNEKATILIELDSKADREQLIWIANKIKEDLFRSARRIFISFRIHGVIAGNGYWATANFDGKELQVSINGLSLEQEKELIEGFENETRETIGMWIDETPFICSSLTLLFNDGATILETKYSDGSKSLEQLKTTQLGSGIRYDNLQGNYHGEYFIVENNGTLKYYSENGLFKELTPFHLEKKLNKDSYNL is encoded by the coding sequence ATGCAAGTTTTTAAATATCGTGGTGGCGATAGGGAGATTTTCGAAAGAGACTTATCCGCTATTGAAAAAAATTTTTTCTGGGGCTCAAATTTCAAACAACTCAATGACCCATGTGAAACCTTAATTTCCTCTGACAGATTCAAAAGTGAGACTAAAACATTTTTTAACCTTACAAACAAGAACTCTGAAAAGGTATTAGAAAAGGTACACGATGCGCTTGATACCTTTATAAATCGAGGTAAAGAAATAGGTATATACTCGTTATCAGCAACTTACAATGATGAACTTTTATGGGCTCACTATGCAAATTCGCATCAAGGCTTCTGCATTGAATACGACCTTGACTTGCTATTAGAATCATATCCTAGTGATAAAATTTATTCCTTTCCAATAAAGTATTCTAAAAATCCACCTGAAATTGACATATCTGATATATCAGGTAAAGATGGAATTTCCTTAGTAAGGAAACTGGCAGGCAACAAATCAAAGAAATGGGATTATGAAAACGAATATAGGATTATAACAGACAAGAGCGGTGAACATACTTATAATTTCAAAGCTATTCAAGCAATATATTTTGGATTAAGAATGCCCGAACCATGGAAAAAGGAAATGATGACCATTTTACATGGAAGAGGAATAAAGTATTACCAAATCTTTCAAGTTGAGGGTAAATACGAATTTGATAGACAAGAAGTTCCAGATATTAGCGGAAGCGAAGTTACATATCTACGTCAAATTCCATCTTTAAACGGAAAAAAATCAAGTATCAACTTTGAGATCATTGAAAAAGATTTCAATAAATTCAACGAAAAAGCAACGATTTTAATTGAATTGGATTCAAAAGCAGATAGAGAACAACTGATTTGGATAGCAAATAAAATCAAAGAGGATCTTTTCAGAAGTGCAAGAAGAATTTTTATTTCATTTAGAATCCATGGTGTGATTGCTGGTAATGGGTATTGGGCTACTGCAAATTTTGATGGAAAAGAATTACAGGTATCTATCAACGGGCTATCTCTTGAACAGGAAAAAGAACTAATAGAAGGGTTTGAAAATGAAACTAGAGAAACAATAGGAATGTGGATTGATGAAACCCCCTTTATTTGTTCTAGTCTAACCCTCTTATTTAATGATGGAGCAACAATTTTAGAAACCAAATATTCCGATGGAAGTAAATCCTTAGAACAATTAAAAACGACTCAGTTAGGTTCAGGAATCAGATATGATAATTTACAAGGTAACTATCATGGAGAGTATTTTATCGTAGAAAACAATGGAACTCTAAAGTACTATTCTGAAAATGGATTGTTTAAGGAATTAACACCTTTTCATTTAGAAAAAAAATTAAATAAGGATTCATATAATTTATAA
- a CDS encoding 6-bladed beta-propeller, whose amino-acid sequence MRLSILFLILCLFSACSTHHESNKLGTIDFEQGLHEKNHFDLKDRVTGIKYIPFETKEECMLSDIRNIFKVQDNYVVQDTEYVYMFDPSGHFIRKVSTKGKGPGEYELLVDVQCSQNEIFLVSLGKILVFSATGDYTRTIPLDDLRLQAMSIDNEGNFYFIMPDKTQKKEITSIDLIHIYDKEGHFIRKVESKVVRHEAGLAYYNNIMNIDGVGVAYKELFGNVIYSINKNTEPDSLFVLSLNDSFFKKADFNRSKRHIWGDKYLLLDVFNTPKTNIFKLQKGLIKPTHEYLVFDKEKDKIHRPLFDENKLGLSCDGIKMHPVNQTGKTLLFTVDPEYLEALTEKNPNIKLEEDCNPVLAVLTFK is encoded by the coding sequence ATGCGACTATCAATCTTATTTTTAATTTTATGTCTTTTCAGTGCATGCTCCACGCACCATGAAAGTAATAAACTGGGAACCATCGACTTTGAACAAGGTCTGCACGAAAAAAATCACTTTGATCTAAAAGACAGAGTAACGGGAATCAAATACATTCCTTTTGAAACTAAAGAGGAATGCATGCTTAGTGATATACGGAACATATTCAAAGTGCAAGACAACTATGTGGTTCAGGACACCGAATATGTGTACATGTTCGATCCCTCTGGACATTTCATCAGAAAAGTTAGCACTAAAGGAAAAGGTCCAGGAGAATACGAATTATTAGTCGATGTACAATGCAGCCAGAACGAGATCTTTTTAGTTTCTCTAGGGAAAATCTTAGTATTCTCTGCCACGGGGGATTACACAAGAACGATCCCGCTAGATGATCTAAGACTTCAGGCTATGAGTATAGACAATGAAGGCAATTTTTATTTTATAATGCCTGATAAAACGCAAAAGAAAGAAATCACTAGTATCGACCTCATTCATATTTATGACAAGGAAGGGCATTTTATTCGAAAAGTAGAATCAAAAGTAGTTCGACATGAAGCAGGATTGGCATATTATAATAATATAATGAATATCGACGGGGTTGGCGTCGCATATAAAGAACTATTCGGCAATGTCATTTATTCAATCAACAAGAATACAGAACCGGACAGTCTTTTTGTTTTGTCCTTAAATGATTCCTTTTTTAAAAAGGCGGATTTTAATCGATCAAAACGACACATTTGGGGAGACAAATATCTACTGCTTGACGTCTTCAACACCCCAAAGACTAATATCTTCAAATTGCAAAAAGGGCTGATAAAGCCTACTCACGAATATTTGGTGTTTGACAAAGAAAAGGATAAGATCCATCGTCCACTTTTTGACGAAAACAAACTGGGCTTATCCTGCGACGGAATTAAAATGCACCCTGTCAATCAAACTGGAAAAACGCTTTTGTTTACCGTTGACCCAGAGTATCTTGAGGCACTCACCGAAAAAAATCCAAATATAAAACTTGAAGAAGACTGCAACCCGGTGCTTGCGGTACTTACTTTTAAATAA
- a CDS encoding winged helix-turn-helix domain-containing protein translates to MSVKSVFTIFRQLNISHILFIMACFFIAISISLFRVPNKKLVREQTHLAMRAIGDELLKANNDFRTPVPPIEQIGSATLRLRFNKPIVIDPDTLVTLSVKHFNSRISSRSIVNVLKADTKEIVYSFEINHLTEKEIPCLGRKLPKSLYLLESSFYGQTTIRLRSNVPSLSLAGTSVLFIFFGLALLIKQKAKPKGSNQRELNGIKLDLNFNRILYKDESIELTDKETQILAILFEKAGELISREYLVQEVWAKQGVVTGRSLDMYISRLRKKLKPLPNIQGTVSLSV, encoded by the coding sequence ATGAGTGTAAAAAGTGTTTTTACAATTTTCAGACAGCTCAATATCAGCCACATACTCTTTATAATGGCCTGTTTTTTTATTGCCATTTCCATCAGCCTGTTTCGGGTTCCGAATAAGAAATTGGTCCGGGAGCAAACCCATCTGGCAATGAGAGCGATTGGTGATGAGTTGTTAAAAGCCAACAATGACTTCCGCACGCCAGTCCCTCCAATAGAGCAAATAGGCTCGGCTACCTTAAGGCTGAGATTCAACAAACCAATCGTTATTGACCCTGACACTTTGGTGACGCTCTCCGTAAAGCATTTTAATTCTCGGATATCGTCGAGGTCGATCGTCAATGTTCTGAAAGCGGACACCAAAGAGATTGTATATAGTTTTGAGATAAACCATTTAACGGAAAAGGAAATCCCCTGTCTTGGGCGAAAACTCCCAAAATCCCTATACTTGCTGGAGTCAAGCTTCTATGGTCAAACGACTATACGGCTTCGTTCCAACGTTCCTTCCCTAAGCCTTGCGGGCACTTCTGTCCTGTTTATATTTTTCGGGCTAGCATTATTGATAAAACAAAAAGCAAAGCCAAAAGGAAGTAACCAACGCGAACTGAATGGCATCAAACTGGACCTTAACTTTAATAGAATACTTTATAAAGACGAAAGCATTGAATTAACGGATAAGGAGACTCAGATATTGGCAATATTATTCGAGAAAGCCGGCGAGCTGATCTCAAGGGAGTATTTGGTGCAGGAGGTCTGGGCAAAGCAAGGTGTGGTTACGGGGCGTAGTCTGGATATGTATATTTCTCGATTAAGGAAGAAGTTGAAGCCTTTACCGAATATTCAAGGTACCGTTTCATTAAGTGTGTAA